One Leclercia pneumoniae genomic region harbors:
- a CDS encoding ABC transporter ATP-binding protein encodes MLHIRDMDIRRGGPQGFYVSLPELTLRPGEVAALTGPSGCGKSTLLEMTGAILRPGSLGVYQLGERDIAAPLLAEDEPTLAAIRAHELGFMLQHGGLLPWLPVMENITLARRLAGMATHSPWLETAIDTLGVRHLLKSLPSRLSIGERQRVAFIRAIAHQPRLLLADEPTAALDPDNASRLFALIVEMVHSLEMTAIVVSHDWQRVDHYGLKRYTASIEEGKSVFLPA; translated from the coding sequence ATGCTTCACATTCGTGATATGGACATCCGCCGGGGCGGGCCGCAGGGCTTCTACGTCTCGCTGCCGGAGCTAACGCTCCGGCCCGGTGAAGTGGCGGCGCTCACTGGTCCCAGCGGCTGTGGTAAAAGCACGCTGCTGGAGATGACCGGCGCAATTTTGCGTCCGGGCTCCCTTGGGGTTTATCAGTTGGGTGAGCGAGATATTGCTGCCCCGTTGCTGGCCGAGGACGAGCCCACGCTGGCTGCCATTCGTGCCCACGAACTGGGGTTTATGCTGCAACATGGCGGGCTGCTGCCGTGGCTACCGGTGATGGAGAACATCACTCTGGCGCGACGGCTGGCGGGCATGGCCACCCACTCCCCCTGGCTGGAGACAGCCATCGACACCCTTGGCGTGCGTCACCTGCTAAAGAGCCTGCCTTCCCGGCTCTCTATCGGTGAGCGCCAGCGCGTGGCATTTATTCGCGCCATCGCCCACCAGCCGCGTTTGTTGTTGGCAGATGAACCGACCGCCGCGCTGGATCCCGATAACGCCAGCCGTCTGTTTGCGCTGATCGTCGAAATGGTGCACAGCCTGGAGATGACGGCGATCGTCGTCAGTCACGACTGGCAACGCGTGGATCACTATGGCCTTAAACGCTATACCGCCAGCATTGAGGAGGGGAAAAGTGTCTTCCTGCCCGCTTGA
- a CDS encoding vWA domain-containing protein — MRKSHGFSGLLCAAALSLPAWGADTQPLLQEGKHTLFQRVLTYPGCQLAAKAGEAGKEQPAFSRFYVYQREKQGQDEWLQVGPDSFGHVSGWMKAACTVDWKVQLTLAFTNPAGRHPMLFFKEKSDVESLLNNPKPAAALEPMVASLNQHKPVPQVLAREPDYMVDQLKNFYLLPVLGSDDVFTDTGFQVRVLNVASVTEKASTAAPAKATDEKNMMKGFSASVVFVIDSTISMGPYIDRTKEAIDKIYKQIEKEKLQDKVKFGLVAYRSSVKAVPGLEYDAKMYVDPNTVKDGKDFLAKVHDLKQATVSSSKVDEDAYGGVMTALDKVDWTQFGARYVVLITDAGALDGTDSLSSTHLGAEQVRQEAAYRGVALYTLHLKTPGGKKNHASAAAQYQELTLNPFLHKPLYYPIDSGDVNSFGTIVDSLSSAIAGQIKTAWSGEETAGSALGASPEYAGKKADPLLSDAEKLSKAMRLAYLGEKQGTQAPPVFKSWISDRDLVNQNIPATEVRVLLTKSELSDLSDVMKKIVNAANEGMISPDDMFASLRSLAATMGNDPNQAKGKNATRLGEMGLLGEYIESLPYLSEVLSLDEETWKSWDGLEQERFIRRLNTKLNYYQRYNEDADRWVALAPDSDPRDNVYPVPLENLP, encoded by the coding sequence ATGAGAAAAAGTCATGGGTTCAGCGGCCTGCTGTGCGCGGCGGCGTTAAGTCTGCCCGCCTGGGGCGCCGACACGCAGCCGCTGCTGCAGGAAGGGAAACACACCCTGTTCCAGCGCGTGCTTACTTATCCGGGCTGCCAGTTGGCTGCTAAAGCGGGCGAAGCAGGCAAAGAGCAGCCCGCGTTCAGCCGCTTTTATGTCTATCAACGTGAAAAGCAGGGCCAGGACGAGTGGCTGCAGGTTGGGCCAGACAGCTTCGGCCATGTTTCTGGCTGGATGAAAGCCGCCTGCACCGTCGACTGGAAAGTCCAGCTCACGCTGGCCTTTACCAACCCCGCCGGGCGCCACCCGATGCTGTTCTTCAAAGAGAAAAGCGACGTGGAGTCGCTGCTAAACAACCCTAAACCCGCGGCAGCGCTGGAGCCGATGGTCGCCAGTCTGAATCAGCATAAGCCGGTGCCGCAGGTGCTGGCTCGTGAACCCGACTACATGGTCGATCAGCTGAAAAACTTCTACCTGCTGCCGGTGCTTGGTTCCGATGATGTCTTTACCGATACCGGTTTCCAGGTGCGGGTGCTGAACGTGGCCTCGGTCACTGAGAAAGCGAGCACCGCCGCGCCGGCTAAAGCGACCGATGAGAAGAACATGATGAAGGGCTTCTCGGCATCGGTGGTCTTCGTAATCGACTCGACTATCTCAATGGGGCCGTACATTGATCGCACCAAAGAGGCGATCGACAAGATCTACAAACAGATCGAAAAAGAGAAACTTCAGGACAAAGTGAAATTTGGCCTGGTTGCCTACCGCTCCAGCGTAAAAGCGGTGCCAGGTCTGGAATACGACGCCAAAATGTATGTCGATCCGAACACGGTAAAAGATGGCAAAGATTTCCTCGCCAAAGTGCATGACCTAAAGCAGGCCACGGTCTCCAGCAGCAAAGTTGATGAAGACGCCTACGGCGGCGTGATGACCGCGCTGGATAAAGTGGACTGGACGCAGTTCGGCGCACGCTATGTGGTGTTAATCACCGATGCGGGTGCGCTCGACGGTACCGACAGCCTCTCCTCCACCCACCTGGGTGCGGAGCAGGTGCGCCAGGAGGCAGCATACCGCGGGGTGGCGCTTTATACCCTGCACCTGAAAACACCGGGCGGTAAGAAAAACCACGCTTCCGCCGCGGCCCAGTATCAGGAGTTGACCCTCAATCCGTTCCTGCATAAGCCGCTCTATTACCCGATCGATTCCGGCGACGTGAATAGCTTTGGTACCATTGTGGATAGTCTTTCCAGCGCCATCGCCGGCCAGATCAAAACGGCCTGGAGTGGTGAAGAGACGGCAGGCAGCGCTCTGGGTGCCAGCCCGGAATACGCGGGCAAGAAAGCCGATCCGTTGCTAAGCGATGCCGAGAAGCTGAGTAAAGCGATGCGTCTGGCTTACCTGGGCGAAAAACAGGGGACGCAGGCCCCGCCGGTGTTCAAATCCTGGATCAGCGATCGCGATCTGGTAAATCAGAATATCCCGGCGACTGAAGTGCGCGTCCTGCTGACCAAAAGCGAGCTGAGCGATCTGAGCGACGTGATGAAGAAGATCGTCAACGCCGCCAACGAAGGGATGATCTCCCCGGACGATATGTTCGCCAGCCTGCGATCGCTGGCCGCCACCATGGGCAACGATCCTAACCAGGCAAAAGGCAAAAATGCGACCCGCCTTGGTGAAATGGGCCTGCTGGGAGAATACATCGAAAGCCTGCCGTATCTGAGTGAAGTACTGAGCCTGGATGAAGAGACCTGGAAGAGCTGGGATGGACTGGAACAGGAGCGCTTTATCCGCCGCCTGAATACCAAGCTCAACTACTACCAGCGCTATAACGAAGATGCCGATCGCTGGGTTGCTCTGGCACCCGACAGCGACCCGCGCGATAACGTCTATCCGGTTCCGCTGGAGAACCTGCCCTGA
- a CDS encoding putative virulence factor, producing MSTLNSAKIVQGWQGVEQGAGQAIDWIASVRHDAPRLNTEADRLTLNLRRSRNKARRLAQAAARPMTIGFFGLSQAGKSYLISALAAGENGKLGTQLGGHQLDFLTHINPPGGGKEATGLVTRFSRLKHEDDKNWPVKLQLFSEVEMAKILANAFVHDFNQEKFDWEYDEGRIRDLLATLEKRRRPTRVPGVTEDDVVSFWDYLIRHAGKTQSRFALHYWPQAVNLAPWLTTDDRAQLFSVLWGEVPELTQAYGHFAQTLQRLGGVQEVRAPLSTLVVEENGLLIQKNSIMNVDMLEHLNQPNDQRIEVCPLQEGQLASPVAISLAELTVLTAELHVPLSAPTTEPLFDHVDLLDFPGYRGRMSIDAFGAQSAESEGGSRLAELILRGKVAYLFERYTENQEMNVLVLCTASAKQSDVKDVGDALDEWICRTQGADADVRSRRLPGLVWALTMFDNRITSALSHEEALLRQYWGQGGMIKMAMLEKFGKYSWMSEWKKGETFNNTFLVRKPGMQTPFIRVSGGSEVAFSEENADQLTLMRKTFLEDEAVNRYIASPAEAWDAMLNLNDGGMSRMANYLSQVARPENKLERIAEQLEESRHDLVEGGLGNWYQPDGEEEVAKKARIAQEIVAAVKKRNGMHGELLARLVPTRRSLHALYMQQVTLPEVQEEADIFDIGLGDGLDDGISGIKTHSHEVAFARQSVQHWINHLRGLPETPAMLNYIGLPRATAEELVDELITGLLRLRAEDALVSVMQNTEQDGVRRDRMVDRQVSRVLHVMSDFMTWLGYQSVPEKKRPTRQNQPDQPIFTRPAQCDSVVWKDDERLVSLTPQQLNYSGYFILDWLIGLEALITENAGHSAGREISVAQNEKLGAILHLIQRSQE from the coding sequence ATGAGTACCCTTAATTCTGCAAAGATCGTTCAGGGCTGGCAGGGCGTTGAGCAAGGCGCCGGTCAGGCTATCGACTGGATTGCTTCCGTCCGCCATGACGCACCACGTCTGAACACCGAAGCCGACCGACTGACGCTAAATTTGCGCCGCAGTCGCAACAAAGCGCGTCGACTGGCGCAGGCGGCGGCGCGACCGATGACTATCGGCTTCTTTGGCCTGTCGCAGGCGGGCAAGTCATACCTGATTTCGGCGCTTGCCGCAGGTGAGAATGGCAAGCTGGGCACCCAGCTCGGCGGACATCAGCTCGACTTTCTGACCCATATTAACCCGCCAGGCGGCGGGAAAGAGGCAACCGGTCTGGTAACACGCTTTAGTCGTCTGAAGCACGAAGACGATAAAAACTGGCCGGTCAAACTGCAGCTCTTTAGCGAAGTGGAGATGGCGAAAATCCTCGCCAACGCCTTTGTGCATGACTTCAACCAGGAGAAGTTCGACTGGGAGTATGACGAAGGACGGATCCGTGACCTGCTGGCAACGCTGGAAAAACGTCGTCGCCCAACGCGGGTTCCGGGCGTTACAGAAGATGACGTCGTCTCCTTCTGGGACTACCTCATCCGCCATGCTGGAAAAACCCAAAGCCGCTTCGCCCTGCATTACTGGCCACAGGCGGTGAATCTTGCGCCGTGGCTGACCACTGACGATCGCGCGCAACTCTTCTCGGTGCTCTGGGGAGAGGTGCCCGAACTAACTCAGGCGTATGGCCATTTTGCCCAGACGCTGCAACGTCTGGGTGGCGTACAGGAAGTACGCGCGCCGCTAAGCACGCTGGTGGTAGAAGAGAACGGCCTGCTGATCCAGAAAAACAGCATCATGAATGTCGATATGCTGGAACACCTTAATCAGCCGAACGACCAACGCATTGAAGTCTGCCCGTTGCAGGAAGGCCAACTGGCCTCGCCTGTCGCCATCTCGCTGGCCGAACTGACAGTGCTCACGGCCGAGTTGCACGTTCCACTCTCCGCACCGACTACCGAACCGCTGTTTGATCACGTGGATCTGCTTGATTTCCCGGGTTATCGCGGCCGTATGTCGATCGATGCCTTCGGTGCCCAGTCGGCAGAGAGCGAAGGCGGTAGCCGTCTGGCTGAGCTGATCCTGCGCGGTAAAGTGGCCTACCTCTTTGAGCGTTATACCGAAAACCAGGAGATGAACGTTCTGGTGCTCTGTACCGCCTCCGCCAAGCAGTCTGACGTGAAGGACGTCGGCGATGCGCTGGACGAGTGGATCTGCCGCACCCAGGGCGCCGATGCCGATGTGCGCAGCCGCCGCTTACCGGGGCTGGTCTGGGCTTTAACCATGTTCGATAACCGCATCACCAGCGCACTGTCTCACGAAGAAGCGTTGCTTCGTCAGTACTGGGGACAGGGCGGAATGATCAAAATGGCGATGCTGGAGAAATTCGGCAAATACAGCTGGATGTCCGAGTGGAAGAAGGGTGAAACCTTCAACAACACCTTCCTGGTGCGTAAACCGGGCATGCAAACGCCGTTTATCCGGGTGAGCGGCGGTAGCGAAGTCGCCTTCAGCGAAGAGAATGCCGATCAGTTGACGCTGATGCGTAAAACCTTCCTCGAAGACGAAGCCGTAAATCGCTACATCGCCTCGCCGGCCGAGGCCTGGGACGCGATGCTCAACCTTAACGACGGTGGGATGAGCCGAATGGCGAACTACCTGAGCCAGGTTGCGCGTCCGGAGAACAAGCTTGAACGCATTGCCGAGCAGCTCGAAGAGAGCCGTCACGATCTGGTGGAAGGCGGTCTGGGCAACTGGTATCAGCCCGATGGTGAAGAAGAGGTAGCGAAGAAAGCCCGCATCGCGCAGGAGATTGTGGCGGCGGTGAAAAAACGCAACGGCATGCACGGTGAACTGCTGGCACGGCTGGTGCCAACTCGCCGCTCACTCCATGCGCTGTACATGCAGCAGGTCACCCTGCCTGAAGTCCAGGAAGAGGCAGATATCTTTGATATCGGTCTTGGAGATGGCCTTGATGACGGTATCTCGGGCATTAAGACCCATAGCCACGAAGTTGCCTTTGCCCGTCAGAGCGTGCAGCACTGGATCAACCACCTGCGCGGCCTGCCGGAAACTCCGGCGATGCTCAATTATATAGGCCTGCCGCGCGCCACCGCCGAGGAGCTGGTGGATGAACTGATCACCGGTTTGCTGCGCCTGCGTGCCGAAGACGCGCTGGTTAGCGTGATGCAGAACACCGAGCAGGACGGCGTGCGTCGCGATCGGATGGTGGATCGCCAGGTCTCTCGCGTGCTGCACGTGATGAGCGACTTTATGACCTGGCTCGGCTATCAAAGCGTGCCGGAGAAGAAGCGCCCGACCCGCCAGAACCAGCCCGATCAGCCTATCTTCACCCGCCCTGCCCAGTGCGACAGCGTAGTGTGGAAGGATGACGAGCGGCTGGTCAGCCTCACGCCGCAGCAGCTGAACTACAGCGGCTATTTCATCCTCGACTGGCTGATCGGTCTGGAAGCACTCATCACCGAGAATGCCGGACATTCCGCCGGCCGTGAAATCAGCGTGGCGCAGAACGAAAAGCTGGGAGCCATTCTTCACCTTATTCAGCGTTCACAGGAGTAA